The Chiloscyllium plagiosum isolate BGI_BamShark_2017 chromosome 28, ASM401019v2, whole genome shotgun sequence genome includes a region encoding these proteins:
- the LOC122563907 gene encoding protein yippee-like 2, translated as FQSFQGSQGRAYLFNSVVNVGCGPAEERVLLTGLHAVADIYCENCKTTLGWKYEHAFESSQKYKEGKYIIELAHMIKDNGWE; from the exons TTTCAGTCTTTTCAAGGGAGCCAAGGTCGTGCTTACCTGTTCAACTCAGT AGTTAATGTGGGCTGTGGACCAGCTGAGGAGCGGGTTTTACTTACTGGCCTGCATGCAGTGGCCGACATTTACTGTGAAAACTGCAAAACCACACTGGGCTGGAAATAC GAACACGCCTTTGAGAGCAGTCAAAAGTACAAAGAAGGGAAGTACATTATAGAACTTGCTCATATGATTAAGGACAATGGCTGGGAGTGA